The nucleotide window AAAATTGCAAAGATCAAATCTTCATGAATAAAAGAACAAATATTGTGACCTGTGTTGAGAAACAAGTTTAGCATTCAAAAtctttttttagaaaaaaacAATTGCATGGAAATTGACATCAACACATACACCAAACATGAACATGTCAAAAAGAACATAGTTTTATCAGTTTTCTATGTTTCCTCTATTGTTAATCCCGGAAGTCCTATACTAGACACACATGATCATTTGTTGCATATACATTGCTTGTTTAGTCAAATATGCACTCGCTCTAATTAACTGTACTTCATTTATGGAAGGCCAAGAGCAAGTCTTCTGTTTCTGTGACTGCACGAGGAAACAAAATCACGGCAACAACTGGATATGGTTCTGACCACCTTCCCATGTACGATCTGGAACCAAAGTTGGCTGAATTCAAAGACCACTTCAACTATACGATGAAAAGGTACCTTGAACAGAAACTTCTGATTGAGAAACATGAGGGAGGCCTAGAGGAATTCTCTAAAGGTGAGCTTTGTTCATGCATTCAAAATGCTCACATCACGAAATGACTTGTTTATACCAGTACAAACATTATCTACTTTTGTGTTTCTGGCCTTCGATGTGTTGTAGGCTATTTGAAGTTTGGGATCAACACAGAGCATGATGCATCCGTGTATAGGGAATGGGCTCCTGCAGCAGAGTAAGTTCAACACATAGCACATTGGCAACTATTATTATTCAATGGTACTGGGTTAAGTATGCAATACCGATGAAGTTGTCTAAGAACTATTTTCCATATTTGTTGCTAGTGAGATGGCTTGCCTTGTCTGGTACTAGCTAGTAATTAAAGAATAGACAAATGTTCCAAGTTTCTCACTCACGTCATAATCCACTCTTTTGTGGCCATAGTTGGCTGTCACTCATTTCGTTTATGCAAATACTTACTTTCACTATCTTTAGTAAATCCGCGCATTTACTTGCAACTGTTTACTTTATGGGTGTAGAGAAGCACAACTTGTTGGTGACTTCAACAACTGGAATGGTTCTGGGCACAAGATGACAAAGGATAATTTTGGCGTTTGGTCAATCAGGATTTCCAATGTCAATGGGAAACCTGCCATCCCTCATAATTCCAAGGTTAAATTTCGATTTAGGCACGATGGAGTATGGGTTGAACGGATTCCAGCATGGATTCGTTATGCAACTGTTACTGCCTCTAAATCTGGAGTTCCATACGATGGTGTTCACTGGGATCCACCAACTACCGAAAGGTCTACTTTTAGTAGCTTGAGAGCAAGGATTCTAAATAATGCCCAATTAaaataaaatacaaaaaaaataaTGCAGTGTTATGATAGTTTTATTGTTCATTTTGCAGGTATGTATTCAACCATCCTCGACCTCCAAAGCCTGATGTTCCACGTATCTATGAGGCTCATGTGGGGGTGAGTGGTCGAAAGCTTGAAGTAGGCACATACAGGGAATTTGCAGACAACGTGTTACCGCGCTTAAGGGAAACTAACTACAACACAGTTCAGTTGATGGGAATCATGGAACATTCTGACGCTGCTTCTTTTGGGTATTACGTGACGAATTTCTTCGCAGTTAGCAGCAGATCAGGCACACCAGAGGACCTCAAGTATCTTATTGACAAGGCACATAGTCTTGGATTGTGTGTTCTGATGGATGTTGTCCACAGCCATGCGAGCAATAATGTGATAGACGGTCTCAATGGCTATGATGTTGGACAAAGTGCACACGAATCCTATTTCTACACAGGAGACAAGGGCTATAATGAGATGTGGAATGGCCGCATGTTCAACTATGCCAATTGGGAGGTCCTAAGATTCCTTCTTTCCAATTTGAGATATTGGATGGACGAATTCATGTTTGATGGCTTCCGATTTGTTGGGGTTACATCGATGCTATATAATCACAATGGTATCAATATGTCATTCACTGGAAATTACAAAGAGTATTTTGGTTTGGATACCAATGTAGATGCAGTTGTTTATATGATGCTCGTGAACCATTTAATGCACAAACTCTACCCAGAAGCAATTGTTGTGGCAGTAGATGTTTCAGGCATGCCAGTTCTTTGTTGGCCAGTTGATGAAGGTGGATTAGGGTTTGACTATCGCCAGGCTATGACTATTCCCGATAGATGGATTGACTGCTTGGAGAACAAAGGTGATCAACAATGGTCAATGAGTAGTGTAATATCACAAACATTGACTAACAAGCGATATCCGGAAAAGTTCATTGCATATGCTGAGAGGCAAAATCATGTATGTTTCTCCCCTTTTTTGTTGTGCATGAGTGTGTTCTCTTTGAGGGCTGAGGGCGGGGTGGTCGTTCTAATGGCGGGTACTTTCTTTGCATGGTTGGCAAATTTATTAAATAAATAATTGGggatttgggggggggggggggggcacttTTAGTTACTTTACAAGTTCCATATAACTGGGGGGTGGGGTAACCTTCTTATTAAAAAAATAGCATAGGCAATCACATTTCCATGTGCACAACTAGTTAAAGGACCACTAACCAGCTATTACGGACCATGTAAGCATGTCCAAAGATTCCCATTTGTGTACAGCCGATTTCGTGTTTGTTTATTCAAACAACAGTTTCAAAAAAAACAGCTGAGCAGTTTTTTTTCACATAAACTTTCAGCCTACTATTGGCGTCAAGACTATGGCCTTTCTCTTAATGGAATGGGAAATGTATTCCGGCATGTCGGACATGGATCATGATTCGCCTACAATTGATCGTGGCATTGCACTTCAAAAGGTCCGATTTTTCTTAAGTATTCTTGAAATTAATTGTTCTATCTAGTTCTAAGCGACCTGCAAAAAAAATCTAGTTCTAAGTACTGTATTCTTTCTACCTTTACTTAGTGCTCTGGCTAGCCCTTGAAGATAACGTGTCCTAGTCCCTTTAGGTATATACTTATTGTGTTACAATATTTCAGATGATTCACTTCATCACGATGGCCTTTGGAGGTGATAGCTACTTAAAATATATGGCTAATGAGGTAATATCTAGTGATGTGTAAAACTTGTTTTCGATTTATCTGTTTCATGATTCCTTTTACAAAATTGCTTTGTGGGTACTAACATTTTCCGCAAATGATGCAAACAAAATAGAGATATTTTCAAGTCCTTATTATCCTCAGTTAGAAAGTCGTCATTCTGATGGTAATGTTTCACAAATAAGGAAAGCTTCTTGCTAAAAATTAGCAGTATATATCAAATTGGCGCTATCCATGACATTTATATTTCAGTTTGGCCACCTATAATGGACTGAGTTGGGCTCAAATGTCCCTCCTAACACAGAGAATCGATTGCTCAACGCAGAAAATCAGTTGGGCTCAAATGTCCTGTCGAAATTACCAAGACAGTGATACAaatcttctctctttttttgacGGTGGAACAATGGTCAAATCTTGGATGTGTTAACCTACTATTTTTCTTGATTCTTACACATTACTAATCTGTAGTATTTTTGATACTTAAATAGGCATTGCATTTCCAAAATTTATTTGAAGGCTGCTTATTTTGTTGACATGGAGTTATTTTTCTCTATGCATGATAAATAATCTACCCTTTCACTAAAACTTTCATATTATGGTTAGCAATACAACATTTTATTTGATTTTTCACCTAATATATAAATTTGAACAGTACATTAATGCATTTGATCAAGCAACGAACACATTCGACGAGAAATGTTCCTTCCTATCATCATCAAAGCAGACTGCCAGCGACATGAATGAGGAAGAAAAGGTATTTAACTATACAATCTTCAGTGAAGGCACTTGTTTGAATCATTTGTTTCACTCTTATACTCTTTAAAATAGAACCTCTAACTTGCTTGTGCATTTAATGTGACTAAGAAAGGTGAAACCGTATCCATTTCATATGAATACTTGTTGTGTCAAAATGGCCTATGCATTTAATCCAAGTTTCACGGTTATTATATTTGAACGTGGAGATTTGGTATCCATCTTCGGTTTCATCATAGTAAAACTTATGCAGCGCAATTCAAGACAATGATTATGCACTGCGCATTGAtctttttctccttttttgttAAAGTTTTACTCTCTTTCCTTTTGTGTTTCCCACTTTTCGGGTTTTGGGCCATCGTACCTCTGGATTACTAGGATATGTTTTTAACATGTCAATTCTTAATCTCCGATGATCTGGTTCCTTTGTACCTAGATGTGTAGTTCTTGTGCATAGAACTCGTGTGATAATATCTGCTTATGTCAAAGGGACATATCTTTATGCCATCATATGGTCTTGCACGGTCTACTGACATTGATAAATAAACAACACATACAGTTCCGCCTTTACACTAGCCTCTCTCTCAGGAAGTGTTCAAACCTAATCGTTTTCACAAAGTCATTATCCATATATATTGCTGCAACTAGTCTTGTCGACTGTCCTGCGCTACGCGTAGTCTGGATGACCTCGGCGCTGGTTGTAGCAAGGCGCCATTGCCCTCCTCAACAGCAGCCCTACCTCCTCAGGAGGCAGAGCGCACCTACCTTGCCTCCTTCCTTTATTTGGATTGTCTTTATGTAGCTAAAATAACAAAGCCATGCTATAAAAGAATCAGTAGATGTTTAAACGATGAGGTACCATTTTTGTTGCTTGTTTGTGCCATGAGAATGCATCCACACTTTGCAAGCTGTAAAGTGGCATGGCATGGGCAATCTTCTGCCCGTTTTGTTTCATCTCCAGTTGTTTAGAAGCTT belongs to Triticum urartu cultivar G1812 chromosome 7, Tu2.1, whole genome shotgun sequence and includes:
- the LOC125522088 gene encoding 1,4-alpha-glucan-branching enzyme, chloroplastic/amyloplastic-like, with product MMCLSSSLLPRPSPAADRPPPGIIAGGGGGGKRLSVVPSVPFLLHWSWPRKAKSKSSVSVTARGNKITATTGYGSDHLPMYDLEPKLAEFKDHFNYTMKRYLEQKLLIEKHEGGLEEFSKGYLKFGINTEHDASVYREWAPAAEEAQLVGDFNNWNGSGHKMTKDNFGVWSIRISNVNGKPAIPHNSKVKFRFRHDGVWVERIPAWIRYATVTASKSGVPYDGVHWDPPTTERYVFNHPRPPKPDVPRIYEAHVGVSGRKLEVGTYREFADNVLPRLRETNYNTVQLMGIMEHSDAASFGYYVTNFFAVSSRSGTPEDLKYLIDKAHSLGLCVLMDVVHSHASNNVIDGLNGYDVGQSAHESYFYTGDKGYNEMWNGRMFNYANWEVLRFLLSNLRYWMDEFMFDGFRFVGVTSMLYNHNGINMSFTGNYKEYFGLDTNVDAVVYMMLVNHLMHKLYPEAIVVAVDVSGMPVLCWPVDEGGLGFDYRQAMTIPDRWIDCLENKGDQQWSMSSVISQTLTNKRYPEKFIAYAERQNHPTIGVKTMAFLLMEWEMYSGMSDMDHDSPTIDRGIALQKMIHFITMAFGGDSYLKYMANEYINAFDQATNTFDEKCSFLSSSKQTASDMNEEEKVFNYTIFSEGTCLNHLFHSYTL